A stretch of the Denticeps clupeoides chromosome 6, fDenClu1.1, whole genome shotgun sequence genome encodes the following:
- the cytl1 gene encoding cytokine-like protein 1, translating to MASFACLPLSLAMAALVYSSRPPIWTGPPTCYSRVLQMAEEITQLVADVKADPETSSCTAHIPSLYVDVHNACIMDTIRGHMVMIGLLHERHCSSNQRVRHLRVKMRQFYIIMSQKCHGDLVFTSDDCAALEQGAQRP from the exons ATGGCAAGTTTCGCGTGCTTGCCCCTCTCCCTGGCGATGGCGGCGCTCGTCTACAGCAGCCGACCGCCAATCTGGACCGGCCCACCGACGTGCTACAGCAGAGTGCTGCAAATGGCCGAAGAGATCACACAGCTCGTCGCCGACGTCAAAGCCGACCCTGAAACT AGTTCTTGCACTGCCCACATTCCCagtttgtatgtagacgtgCAT AATGCTTGCATTATGGATACCATTCGAGGCCACATGGTGATGATTGGTCTCCTGCATGAGCGTCACTGTTCCTCCAACCAGAGGGTGCGGCATCTGCGTGTAAAAATGCGGCAGTTCTACATTATAATGTCGCAGAAGTGTCACGGG GATCTAGTCTTCACCTcagatgactgtgcagccttgGAACAAGGTGCACAAAGACCATGA